A window from Streptomyces sp. NBC_00271 encodes these proteins:
- a CDS encoding serine/threonine-protein kinase: MQKEDWLIGPRIGDKSGFGTVFRGQSPTRIGAVKLVPKEKGAERELLFVDLAGKPNVIPVIDWGETEQAWALAMPLAEKSLRARLIESAGPLGLPETINILRDIVTAIAGLNGKVVHRDIKPENVLLWEEKWCLVDFGISRYAEATTAPDTRKYFWTQAYAAPEQWRWERATAATDIYSTGIIGFEMLTGRRPFMGPDFREQHLHGPFPRDVVAPRQIMALVEECMYKAAPARPTAANLLSRLERVASSARSAGLEELEKAHAEIVAERWERERKWSEGLSESENRATLLQVAVHGLTSMGETLREQIIGAAPSAVETSRRNEAWEIQLGPSALKFQCAVATVDSDPWGTPVSPQIDVIACVEIHVECPPDGSNYTGRGHSLWFCDVREAGNYRWFETAFMSSPTTSVFDAEVPFPLPPGADSAGPLTGDTQRYEVAWPFTPIDFEKITEFVDRWALWLGSAARGSLSRPDPLPEINPSGSWRV; this comes from the coding sequence ATGCAGAAAGAGGATTGGCTTATCGGTCCGAGGATCGGCGATAAGAGTGGCTTCGGTACCGTATTCCGAGGGCAGTCACCCACTCGCATCGGCGCAGTGAAGCTTGTACCCAAGGAAAAGGGTGCCGAGCGCGAGTTGCTGTTCGTGGACCTAGCGGGAAAGCCGAATGTAATCCCAGTCATAGATTGGGGGGAAACGGAACAAGCATGGGCGCTTGCTATGCCACTGGCAGAAAAATCACTTCGTGCGCGGCTAATAGAATCGGCCGGCCCCCTGGGTCTTCCTGAGACGATCAACATTCTCCGCGACATCGTGACGGCGATCGCAGGGCTAAATGGTAAGGTCGTCCATCGGGACATCAAGCCCGAGAATGTCCTCCTTTGGGAGGAGAAATGGTGCCTTGTCGATTTTGGAATTTCCCGCTATGCCGAGGCGACAACTGCACCAGATACGCGAAAATATTTCTGGACACAAGCTTACGCTGCTCCGGAGCAATGGCGGTGGGAACGAGCGACGGCAGCCACAGACATCTACTCCACTGGAATTATTGGCTTCGAAATGTTGACTGGCAGAAGGCCATTCATGGGGCCAGACTTTCGAGAGCAGCATCTGCATGGGCCGTTCCCGAGAGATGTTGTGGCTCCCCGACAGATCATGGCACTTGTCGAAGAATGCATGTACAAGGCGGCACCTGCGCGTCCGACCGCCGCCAATCTCTTGAGCCGACTGGAGCGAGTGGCATCGTCTGCCCGATCGGCCGGTCTTGAGGAATTAGAGAAGGCCCACGCTGAAATAGTAGCCGAAAGATGGGAGAGGGAACGAAAGTGGTCGGAAGGATTGTCGGAGTCTGAGAATCGAGCAACGTTATTGCAAGTAGCTGTCCATGGCCTCACTAGCATGGGTGAGACATTGAGAGAGCAGATAATTGGTGCTGCGCCGTCTGCTGTAGAAACGTCCCGGCGAAATGAAGCTTGGGAGATCCAGCTCGGTCCTAGTGCGTTGAAATTTCAATGCGCCGTCGCAACTGTCGACAGCGACCCTTGGGGTACGCCCGTTTCTCCGCAAATTGATGTAATCGCATGCGTAGAAATTCATGTAGAGTGCCCACCCGATGGCTCCAACTATACGGGGCGAGGCCATTCACTCTGGTTCTGTGATGTGCGGGAGGCTGGCAACTACAGATGGTTCGAGACGGCTTTCATGAGTAGCCCGACTACCTCGGTATTTGATGCTGAAGTCCCGTTTCCGCTTCCACCGGGTGCAGACTCCGCAGGTCCACTTACGGGGGACACTCAACGCTATGAGGTAGCCTGGCCCTTTACTCCCATAGATTTTGAAAAGATTACCGAATTCGTAGACCGCTGGGCTCTCTGGCTTGGTAGCGCCGCTCGCGGAAGTCTTTCGCGGCCTGATCCACTTCCAGAGATCAACCCGTCCGGAAGCTGGCGAGTTTGA
- a CDS encoding helix-turn-helix domain-containing protein has protein sequence MPGKEPDRQEKPLAKLRDKLSDGLARKRLTKTQLATRSGLGRTTVQEAFRADGTVPSAETVAALARALGLPEGELLDLQRRAAAHRNGLVPGGGEGTGRSIGQWDPHDLEIHPSGAAASAGSVRALSGYVRRAHDQVLADAVGEAMGGRSRMLVLVGSSSTGKTRACWEAVQPLAAEGWLLWHPYDPTRAEAALADLERVAPHTVVWFNEAQHYLGDPQSGERIAAALHTLLTDPSRGPVLILGTLWSEYEDQYTAIPRPGSPDPHSRARELLAGRTVTVPDTFDQDALGAAARLAQGGDRLLADALARAGTHGRVAQDLAGAPELLRRYKHGAPAVRALLEAAMDARRLGMGLHLPQAFLTDAAADYLTDDDWDRLTNDWAEAAYADLARPVHGKQVPLGRTNPRPARRPPIGPTLASVTAPPTGPMLRLADYLEQHGRTARRLLCPPASFWHAAYTHLAHPGDLNSLAEAAEDMGRAQWAHHLRLRAARAGHSGAMIKVAWAREGTGDREGADSLFWQAAGAGDPRGLKFLGQKLEMAGDRESAEPLYRQAADAGDPDAIRGLARLREQVGDLEGAEALYRRAADAGDPNSLADLMLMREGAGDREGAEAIAREATAAGDTLCFTVLTEMREGAGDREGAEAIAREAADAGDISPLLHLWRAWLDSYPERAEAAFRQAAETNGSPTPAHLARTREEAGDREGAEAIALKVADAGDFYVLSATGES, from the coding sequence ATGCCGGGCAAGGAACCCGATAGGCAAGAGAAGCCGCTGGCCAAGCTGCGTGACAAGCTCAGCGATGGGCTGGCTCGCAAACGGCTGACCAAGACCCAGCTCGCTACCAGGTCCGGGCTGGGCCGTACGACCGTCCAGGAAGCGTTCCGGGCGGACGGGACCGTCCCGTCAGCTGAAACCGTCGCGGCGCTGGCCCGAGCACTCGGCCTACCAGAAGGGGAGCTACTAGATCTTCAGCGCCGGGCTGCCGCCCACCGGAACGGTCTAGTGCCCGGAGGCGGCGAAGGTACCGGCCGGTCGATCGGACAGTGGGATCCGCACGACTTGGAGATCCATCCGTCAGGAGCCGCCGCATCCGCCGGCTCAGTGCGGGCATTGTCCGGCTACGTCCGCCGTGCCCACGACCAGGTGTTAGCTGATGCGGTAGGCGAAGCCATGGGTGGTCGCAGCCGGATGTTGGTCCTGGTCGGTTCGTCGTCCACAGGCAAGACACGGGCGTGCTGGGAGGCCGTCCAACCGCTCGCCGCAGAGGGGTGGCTTCTGTGGCATCCCTACGACCCGACACGGGCCGAAGCCGCGCTCGCCGACCTCGAACGCGTCGCGCCCCACACGGTGGTGTGGTTCAACGAAGCGCAGCACTACCTTGGCGACCCCCAATCAGGTGAGCGCATCGCCGCCGCCCTGCATACCCTCCTCACCGATCCCAGCCGCGGACCGGTCCTCATCCTAGGAACCCTTTGGTCCGAGTACGAGGATCAATACACCGCCATCCCCAGACCCGGCAGTCCCGACCCGCACAGCCGCGCCCGGGAGTTGCTCGCCGGCCGCACAGTGACTGTCCCCGACACCTTCGACCAGGACGCACTCGGAGCTGCCGCAAGGCTTGCCCAGGGCGGTGACCGCCTGCTGGCGGATGCCCTTGCTCGCGCTGGCACCCACGGGCGCGTCGCCCAAGACCTCGCTGGCGCCCCCGAACTGCTGCGCCGCTACAAACACGGCGCCCCGGCCGTCCGGGCTCTGCTGGAAGCCGCGATGGACGCCCGCCGTCTCGGGATGGGCCTCCACCTCCCCCAAGCGTTTCTCACCGACGCCGCCGCCGACTATCTCACCGACGACGACTGGGACCGACTCACCAACGACTGGGCAGAAGCCGCTTACGCGGACCTCGCCCGCCCCGTCCACGGCAAGCAGGTCCCGCTGGGCCGTACAAACCCCAGACCCGCGCGCCGTCCCCCGATCGGTCCGACGCTGGCCAGTGTTACGGCCCCGCCAACGGGTCCTATGCTCCGCCTCGCCGACTATCTCGAACAGCACGGGAGAACCGCCCGCCGCCTACTCTGCCCACCAGCGTCCTTCTGGCACGCTGCCTACACACATCTCGCTCACCCCGGCGACCTCAACAGCCTCGCTGAAGCCGCCGAGGACATGGGCCGTGCGCAATGGGCCCACCACCTTCGTCTCCGAGCTGCCAGGGCCGGCCACTCGGGCGCCATGATCAAAGTAGCCTGGGCGCGGGAAGGGACCGGGGACCGGGAAGGTGCCGATTCCCTGTTCTGGCAGGCCGCGGGCGCTGGGGACCCCAGAGGCCTGAAATTCTTGGGTCAGAAGCTGGAGATGGCTGGGGACCGGGAGAGTGCCGAGCCTCTTTACCGGCAGGCCGCCGACGCCGGTGATCCAGATGCGATACGCGGTCTGGCGCGGCTGCGGGAACAAGTCGGAGATCTGGAGGGTGCCGAGGCCCTTTACCGGCGAGCCGCCGACGCTGGGGACCCCAATTCCCTGGCCGATCTGATGTTGATGCGTGAGGGCGCCGGGGACCGGGAAGGTGCCGAAGCCATCGCCCGGGAAGCCACCGCTGCTGGCGATACCTTGTGTTTCACCGTTCTGACAGAGATGCGTGAGGGCGCCGGGGACCGGGAAGGTGCCGAAGCCATCGCCCGGGAAGCAGCCGATGCTGGTGACATCTCCCCTCTGTTGCATCTGTGGCGAGCGTGGCTCGACAGTTACCCGGAGCGCGCCGAAGCTGCGTTCCGGCAGGCTGCGGAAACCAACGGCAGTCCCACCCCGGCCCACTTGGCAAGGACTCGCGAGGAAGCCGGGGACCGAGAGGGCGCCGAAGCCATAGCTCTGAAGGTCGCCGACGCTGGTGACTTCTACGTCCTGTCGGCGACGGGTGAATCGTGA
- the istA gene encoding IS21 family transposase, whose translation MISVEDWAEIRRLHRAEQMPIRAIARQLGISKNTVKRALATDRPPVYSRPPKGSAVDAVEPQIRELLKQTPTMPATVIAERIGWERGMTVLKERVRELRPAYLPVDPVSRTTYQPGELAQCDLWFPPVDIPLGYGQSGRPPVLVMVSGYSRIIAARMLPTRTTGDLIDGHWKLLTGWDAVPRMLVWDNEAGIGRGKVTGDFAAFAGLLATRIYLCRPRDPEAKGLVERANGYLETSFLPGRTFTGADDFNTQLTAWLAVANRRQHRTLGARPVDRWEADRAQMLALPPVDPPRWWRFATRIGRDHYIRVDTCDYSVHPLAIGKKVQVRTDTDEVIVTLTPGGAEVARHPRCWAKQQTITDPDHARAAALLRGDYRHHQASQALAARGQNAATASDLVEVEQRQLDSYDRMFTLIEGGGGHDEPEVS comes from the coding sequence GTGATTTCCGTGGAGGACTGGGCAGAGATCCGCAGGCTGCACCGGGCCGAGCAGATGCCGATCCGGGCGATCGCCCGGCAGCTGGGCATCTCGAAGAACACCGTGAAGCGGGCCCTGGCCACGGACCGGCCGCCGGTCTACTCGCGGCCGCCGAAGGGCTCGGCGGTCGACGCGGTCGAGCCGCAGATCCGGGAACTGCTGAAGCAGACCCCGACGATGCCGGCGACCGTGATCGCCGAGCGGATCGGCTGGGAGCGCGGGATGACCGTCCTCAAAGAACGCGTACGCGAGCTGCGGCCGGCCTATCTGCCCGTCGATCCGGTCTCGCGCACGACGTATCAGCCCGGCGAGCTGGCTCAGTGCGACCTGTGGTTCCCGCCCGTCGACATCCCGCTCGGATACGGGCAGAGCGGCCGGCCTCCGGTGCTCGTGATGGTGTCCGGCTACTCGCGGATCATCGCCGCGCGGATGCTGCCCACCCGCACCACCGGCGACCTGATCGACGGGCACTGGAAGCTTCTGACCGGCTGGGATGCAGTGCCGCGGATGCTGGTCTGGGACAACGAGGCCGGGATCGGCCGGGGCAAGGTGACCGGGGACTTCGCTGCGTTCGCGGGCCTGCTCGCCACCCGGATCTATCTCTGCCGGCCTCGCGATCCCGAAGCGAAAGGGCTGGTGGAGAGGGCGAATGGCTATCTGGAGACCAGCTTCCTTCCCGGCCGCACCTTCACCGGGGCCGATGACTTCAACACCCAGCTGACTGCCTGGCTGGCCGTCGCCAACCGGCGCCAGCACCGCACCCTGGGCGCCCGTCCGGTTGACCGGTGGGAGGCCGACCGGGCCCAGATGCTCGCCCTGCCGCCGGTCGACCCGCCACGCTGGTGGCGTTTCGCGACCCGCATCGGCCGCGACCACTACATCCGCGTCGACACCTGCGACTATTCCGTGCACCCCTTGGCCATCGGCAAGAAAGTCCAGGTCCGCACCGACACCGACGAAGTCATCGTCACTCTCACCCCCGGCGGGGCGGAAGTCGCGCGCCATCCGCGGTGCTGGGCCAAGCAGCAGACCATCACCGACCCGGACCATGCCCGCGCCGCCGCCCTCCTGCGCGGCGACTATCGCCACCACCAAGCCTCCCAGGCCCTCGCCGCCCGTGGGCAAAACGCTGCGACAGCCAGTGATCTCGTCGAGGTCGAGCAGCGCCAACTCGACTCCTATGACCGCATGTTCACCCTCATCGAGGGTGGCGGCGGACACGACGAGCCGGAGGTCTCCTGA
- the istB gene encoding IS21-like element helper ATPase IstB, which yields MPATTKTAAADKPRTGRQTAADLSFLARAMKAPALLDAAERLAERALKETWTHTEFLVACLQREVSARESHGGEARIRTARFPAIKTIEELDVTHLRGITRQQLAHLGTLDFIAAKENTVFLGPPGTGKTHLAIGLAVRACQAGHRVAFATAAEWVDRLAAAHHAGHLQTELTKLSRYPLIVVDEVGYIPFEAEAANLFFQLVSNRYERASVIVTSNKPFGRWGEVFGDETVAAAMIDRLVHHAEVHSLKGDSYRMRGRQLGRVPTATHDTD from the coding sequence ATGCCCGCCACCACCAAGACCGCCGCCGCGGACAAGCCCAGGACGGGCCGTCAGACCGCCGCCGACCTGTCCTTCCTCGCCCGGGCGATGAAGGCCCCGGCCCTGCTGGACGCTGCCGAGCGGCTGGCCGAACGCGCTTTGAAGGAGACCTGGACGCACACCGAGTTCCTCGTCGCCTGTCTCCAGCGGGAGGTCTCCGCCCGTGAGTCCCACGGCGGCGAGGCCCGCATCCGCACCGCCCGCTTCCCCGCGATCAAGACGATCGAGGAACTCGACGTCACCCATCTGCGCGGCATCACTCGCCAACAGCTCGCGCATCTGGGCACGTTGGACTTCATCGCCGCGAAGGAGAACACCGTCTTTCTGGGACCGCCGGGCACCGGGAAGACGCACCTGGCGATCGGGCTCGCGGTCCGCGCCTGCCAGGCCGGTCACCGGGTCGCGTTCGCCACTGCCGCCGAGTGGGTCGACCGCCTGGCCGCAGCCCACCACGCCGGACACCTCCAGACCGAGCTCACCAAACTGTCCCGCTATCCGCTGATCGTGGTCGACGAGGTCGGCTACATCCCCTTCGAAGCCGAGGCCGCGAACCTGTTCTTCCAGCTGGTCTCGAACCGCTATGAGAGAGCGAGCGTGATCGTCACGAGCAACAAGCCCTTCGGACGCTGGGGCGAGGTCTTCGGCGACGAGACCGTGGCCGCCGCCATGATCGACCGCCTCGTCCACCACGCCGAGGTCCACTCTCTCAAAGGCGACTCCTACCGCATGCGCGGACGCCAACTGGGACGCGTCCCCACCGCGACACACGACACCGACTGA
- a CDS encoding phosphotransferase enzyme family protein, with amino-acid sequence MAVDAARSEEGFTSAGATRVMVAACRAAGLDDRGAELIRLGENALFRLGSVPVIVRIARSVEYLSAARKEVAVSRWLAGEGFPAARIVGDLEQPLVVDGHPVTFWHLIVDAGRAATYGELGAVLRDLHALTLPDGLELPRYSAFGLSDLRLERAAGISDDDLQFLRKRGQELKGRLAELRFGSPLGPVHGDAHTDNLMVDKSGVVHLIDLENFCVDHPEWDLEVAAHEYHRLGWVSEQQYADFVRSYGRDLTEWPGFATLCAIQEFKMTTWLMQNVSEGEDVAQEVGRRIASLRDDAAPRNWLPY; translated from the coding sequence ATGGCGGTTGACGCTGCTCGATCGGAAGAGGGGTTCACGTCGGCGGGGGCGACGCGGGTGATGGTTGCCGCCTGCCGGGCTGCGGGGCTCGATGACAGAGGCGCGGAGTTGATCCGCCTCGGGGAGAACGCACTCTTCCGGCTCGGGTCGGTGCCGGTGATCGTGCGTATCGCGCGGTCGGTTGAGTACCTGTCGGCAGCTCGCAAAGAGGTGGCCGTGTCTCGGTGGCTGGCCGGCGAGGGGTTTCCGGCGGCTCGTATCGTTGGGGATCTCGAACAGCCGCTGGTGGTCGACGGACATCCGGTGACCTTCTGGCATCTGATCGTCGACGCGGGCAGGGCGGCCACGTATGGAGAGTTGGGCGCGGTCCTGCGTGATCTGCACGCGCTGACATTGCCTGACGGTCTGGAGCTGCCGCGGTACAGCGCCTTTGGGCTCTCAGACCTGCGGCTTGAGCGGGCCGCGGGGATATCGGATGACGACCTTCAGTTTCTGCGCAAGCGGGGGCAGGAACTGAAGGGTCGTTTGGCGGAGTTGCGGTTTGGATCGCCGCTGGGGCCTGTGCACGGCGACGCGCACACCGACAACCTGATGGTCGACAAGAGCGGGGTTGTCCACCTGATCGACCTGGAGAACTTCTGCGTTGATCATCCCGAGTGGGATCTTGAGGTGGCCGCGCACGAATACCACCGTCTTGGGTGGGTGTCAGAGCAGCAGTACGCCGACTTCGTTCGTTCCTACGGCCGTGACCTGACCGAGTGGCCCGGCTTCGCGACGCTGTGCGCGATCCAGGAGTTCAAGATGACCACGTGGCTCATGCAGAACGTGTCCGAGGGGGAGGACGTGGCTCAAGAGGTGGGCCGGCGGATTGCGTCGCTGCGTGATGATGCTGCTCCACGCAACTGGCTCCCGTACTGA
- a CDS encoding sporulation protein, which yields MAEAEVSNKGLAKRMRDLAQQRGIDLGTTHVAVQRWRDGAGIRSQAAGVMADVFSAKLGRRIAAGDLGLFGQTEASTPQPVAYPAALSEALSVLDGLTGEQPQGASSSELAVPDTELSAAVLSWMIARPDDVQADRPTPQRATMRDVHAIRTATEMFMRLDFLYGGGHGHKALRHYFRDDVLPLLNASYTERVGHALFTVAAETAEVIGWMAYDIGNHALANRYLLSALRLTQVTGDRMFGASILANLSHQANYLGHTSRAVQLARSAVEGAKGSSATPRAKAMYAAHEARALSNAHDLTGASRAMNEAERHFEKADVVEDPEWLAYFNEAELIGEFSHCFRDLKRPVESLRFAKQAVAKTDPQYARTLGFCRIVLAQSHLLNGDLESAMGTASQAVEEGESLQSARFLRYVTDFQGEISTHAGVPVVTRFNEQVAEALASLDE from the coding sequence ATGGCCGAGGCTGAAGTCTCGAACAAGGGGCTCGCCAAGCGGATGCGCGATCTCGCGCAACAACGCGGCATTGACCTGGGCACCACGCACGTCGCCGTCCAGCGTTGGCGGGACGGGGCAGGAATCCGGTCGCAGGCTGCCGGGGTTATGGCCGATGTCTTCAGCGCGAAGCTCGGGAGGCGGATTGCGGCCGGTGATCTCGGGCTGTTCGGCCAGACTGAAGCAAGCACACCGCAGCCGGTCGCTTATCCCGCCGCCTTATCCGAGGCGTTGTCCGTGCTGGACGGTCTCACTGGAGAACAGCCCCAGGGCGCATCGAGCAGCGAACTGGCGGTCCCGGACACGGAGCTCAGCGCCGCTGTCCTGTCATGGATGATCGCCCGCCCCGACGACGTACAGGCCGACAGGCCCACCCCGCAGCGCGCCACCATGCGCGACGTACACGCGATCCGCACCGCCACCGAAATGTTCATGCGCCTGGATTTCCTGTACGGCGGCGGCCACGGCCACAAAGCCTTACGACACTACTTCCGCGACGATGTGCTACCTCTACTCAATGCCAGCTACACGGAACGAGTAGGCCATGCCCTCTTCACCGTGGCTGCGGAGACTGCCGAAGTAATCGGCTGGATGGCCTACGACATCGGAAATCATGCGTTGGCAAACCGCTACCTACTTTCCGCCCTACGACTCACACAGGTCACCGGCGATCGAATGTTCGGAGCATCCATTCTCGCCAACCTCAGCCACCAGGCGAACTACCTTGGGCACACCTCCCGCGCCGTGCAACTGGCCCGATCCGCCGTCGAGGGAGCCAAGGGCAGCAGCGCCACGCCGCGGGCCAAAGCCATGTACGCCGCTCACGAGGCCCGCGCACTGTCCAACGCCCACGACCTCACGGGGGCATCCCGCGCCATGAACGAGGCAGAACGCCACTTTGAGAAAGCCGATGTAGTCGAAGACCCCGAATGGCTCGCCTACTTCAACGAAGCAGAACTGATCGGGGAGTTCTCACACTGCTTCCGCGACCTCAAACGCCCTGTCGAGTCCCTCCGATTCGCCAAGCAAGCCGTCGCCAAAACTGACCCGCAGTACGCCCGAACACTGGGGTTCTGCCGCATTGTGCTCGCACAGAGCCACCTGCTGAACGGCGACCTGGAGAGCGCCATGGGAACTGCCAGTCAGGCAGTCGAGGAAGGCGAATCACTCCAGTCGGCCCGGTTCCTGCGCTACGTGACCGACTTCCAAGGGGAGATCAGCACCCACGCAGGAGTGCCCGTCGTGACCCGCTTCAACGAGCAGGTTGCCGAGGCGCTGGCCAGCTTGGATGAGTGA
- a CDS encoding ATP-binding protein yields MDARQSTRRADTPRAVSQREAAQDPSSGHFRAMTLFDESSSTVYAARNMVGGCLQDWELGHMVEDARLVVSELVGNVVHHAVPDDCLSRPGAARRIDVLVKAWPGWLFIGVADEDSTPPDLPVGEFVSPELAVDFAEALLPDRGRGLLIVQRLADAVWWSPKGPGGKTVWCRFDLDGTT; encoded by the coding sequence ATGGATGCTCGGCAGAGCACACGCAGAGCGGACACCCCTCGGGCGGTCTCGCAGCGTGAAGCGGCGCAAGATCCCTCGTCGGGTCACTTCCGGGCGATGACGCTCTTCGACGAGTCCTCAAGCACCGTGTACGCCGCGCGCAACATGGTCGGGGGCTGCCTCCAGGACTGGGAACTTGGCCACATGGTCGAGGATGCTCGGCTCGTCGTCTCAGAGCTGGTCGGCAACGTCGTCCACCACGCGGTACCGGATGACTGCCTGTCGCGGCCTGGTGCCGCGCGGCGGATCGATGTGCTGGTGAAGGCGTGGCCCGGATGGCTGTTCATCGGTGTCGCCGATGAGGACTCGACTCCGCCTGACCTGCCGGTGGGTGAGTTCGTTTCGCCGGAACTGGCGGTCGACTTCGCCGAGGCGCTGTTGCCGGACCGAGGGCGCGGGCTGCTGATCGTTCAGCGGCTGGCGGACGCGGTGTGGTGGTCGCCGAAGGGACCGGGCGGCAAGACCGTGTGGTGCCGCTTCGACCTCGACGGCACGACGTAG
- a CDS encoding GntR family transcriptional regulator, whose product MTEIQRPGALYQQVAAAIREAILKGEFTPGAPLPSEAQLIERYKVSRPTVRNAVAALRAEGLIEVRHGKGSFVRSDGQPSVTLDRRVIRTSEGRFVMPNGAVWDEAEEPTPYRSHTTTATGQLLELGKEEALFGCDRLLIDPASGTRAMHRTLIPFEVAEGTPLVEAPDTRPAAAYEFLTRAGHKLWWSETVRARMPLPDERSALQLPDATPILHLARVTHGTDDHPLILEELRVGADRAELAYRITADKQPGPRSRG is encoded by the coding sequence ATGACGGAGATCCAACGCCCCGGAGCGCTGTATCAGCAGGTTGCCGCCGCGATCCGGGAAGCGATCCTGAAGGGCGAGTTCACGCCTGGCGCACCGCTGCCCTCGGAGGCCCAGCTCATCGAGCGCTACAAGGTCTCCCGCCCCACCGTCCGCAACGCCGTCGCAGCCCTGCGCGCGGAGGGCCTGATCGAGGTGCGGCACGGCAAGGGCAGCTTCGTACGCTCCGACGGACAGCCCTCCGTCACCCTCGACCGCCGCGTGATCCGCACGTCGGAGGGGCGTTTCGTGATGCCCAACGGCGCCGTCTGGGACGAGGCCGAAGAGCCCACCCCCTACCGCTCGCACACCACCACGGCCACCGGCCAGCTCCTCGAACTCGGCAAGGAGGAAGCCCTCTTCGGCTGCGACCGGCTGCTCATCGACCCCGCCAGCGGCACCCGGGCGATGCACCGGACGCTGATTCCGTTCGAGGTGGCCGAGGGAACGCCGTTGGTCGAGGCTCCAGACACCCGCCCGGCAGCAGCGTACGAGTTCCTGACGCGCGCCGGACACAAGCTGTGGTGGTCGGAGACGGTCCGCGCCCGCATGCCACTCCCGGACGAGCGCAGCGCTCTCCAGCTCCCGGACGCGACCCCGATCCTGCACCTGGCCCGCGTCACCCACGGCACCGACGACCATCCGCTGATTCTTGAAGAGCTGCGTGTCGGTGCGGACCGTGCCGAACTGGCTTACCGGATCACCGCCGACAAGCAGCCCGGGCCGCGCTCCCGCGGCTGA
- a CDS encoding SCO3933 family regulatory protein, which yields MRSIPVDTARLGVLRCAITPEAKISNFETQEVKKDRDGNTVYSVAVTVRQDGRRISVIEIAVAGEPKGIEEGQILKVTGLTAFAWAMGDRHGISFRADAITPVHAAPAPNKTGGA from the coding sequence ATGCGGTCCATTCCCGTGGACACAGCACGACTGGGCGTACTGCGGTGCGCCATCACACCCGAAGCCAAGATCAGCAACTTCGAGACACAGGAGGTGAAGAAGGACCGGGACGGCAACACGGTCTACTCCGTGGCCGTCACGGTGCGGCAGGACGGACGGCGTATCTCCGTCATCGAGATCGCCGTTGCCGGTGAGCCGAAGGGCATCGAGGAAGGACAGATCCTCAAGGTCACCGGACTGACCGCGTTCGCTTGGGCCATGGGCGACCGGCACGGAATCAGCTTCCGCGCCGACGCCATCACCCCCGTCCACGCCGCTCCCGCGCCGAACAAGACCGGGGGTGCGTGA